In Geitlerinema sp. PCC 9228, a single genomic region encodes these proteins:
- a CDS encoding glycine betaine/L-proline ABC transporter ATP-binding protein has product MEDRNSNPTDRQVKIRIENLIKIYGKHSRHALKMFREGASRDEILEATSNVLGVADVSMNIYKGELFVVMGLSGSGKSTLVRCINRLIPSTSGHIFVDDENIPELSEERLREIRRTKMTMVFQRFALFPHRTVAENVEYGLKVRNIEKEDRRQKALDTLEVVGLSQWADRLPSSLSGGMQQRVGLARALATDAEILLMDEAFGALDPLIRRGMQDELVRLQNELHKTIVFISHDIQEALKIGDRVAVMKDGYLVQVGTPEELISQPADDYIRDFTADVNRAQVLKTGTIARTTVPVILGRDSVQAAREQIERNHMDYLYVVNHQGVPVGFVTPSTIEEAIEDGYDDVTQVMRKDFPTVHAASTLEEIFHLYEKGMPLAVVDAEGKFKGAIEQSDVLSSIGRLSKGTQADSNQANGSKPSATGEEIAV; this is encoded by the coding sequence ATGGAAGATCGTAATTCCAACCCCACCGACCGACAGGTCAAAATTCGCATTGAAAATCTCATCAAAATCTATGGGAAACATTCCCGCCATGCCCTGAAAATGTTTCGCGAGGGAGCAAGTAGGGACGAAATTCTAGAAGCCACTAGCAACGTCCTGGGTGTTGCCGACGTGTCCATGAACATCTACAAAGGGGAATTGTTCGTGGTTATGGGCTTATCGGGGTCCGGCAAATCCACCCTCGTGCGTTGCATCAATCGCTTGATCCCTTCCACCAGCGGTCATATCTTCGTGGACGATGAAAACATTCCCGAACTCAGCGAAGAAAGGCTGCGGGAAATCCGGCGGACCAAAATGACCATGGTCTTTCAGCGATTCGCTCTGTTCCCCCACCGCACTGTCGCGGAAAATGTGGAATACGGACTGAAAGTACGTAACATCGAAAAAGAAGACCGCCGACAAAAAGCCCTCGATACCCTAGAAGTAGTCGGTTTGAGCCAATGGGCAGACCGTTTGCCTTCTTCCCTCAGCGGCGGCATGCAACAGCGGGTAGGCTTGGCACGCGCACTGGCCACCGATGCCGAGATCCTATTGATGGACGAAGCCTTTGGTGCCCTCGACCCGTTGATTCGCCGGGGAATGCAAGACGAACTGGTGCGCCTGCAAAACGAGCTACATAAAACCATTGTCTTTATCAGTCACGATATCCAAGAAGCCCTCAAAATCGGCGATCGCGTAGCCGTCATGAAAGATGGATACTTGGTACAAGTGGGCACCCCCGAAGAACTAATTTCCCAACCGGCAGACGACTACATTCGCGACTTCACTGCCGATGTTAACCGCGCCCAAGTTTTAAAAACCGGCACCATTGCCCGCACCACCGTTCCTGTCATTTTAGGGCGCGACTCCGTACAAGCGGCCCGCGAACAAATCGAACGCAACCACATGGACTACCTATACGTAGTCAACCATCAAGGGGTACCAGTAGGATTTGTCACCCCCAGCACCATCGAAGAAGCCATTGAGGACGGCTACGACGATGTTACCCAAGTCATGCGCAAAGACTTCCCCACCGTTCATGCCGCCAGTACCCTGGAAGAAATTTTCCACTTATACGAAAAAGGGATGCCCCTAGCCGTGGTGGACGCGGAAGGGAAATTCAAAGGTGCCATCGAACAATCCGATGTCCTTTCTAGTATCGGTCGGTTGAGCAAAGGTACCCAAGCAGATAGCAACCAAGCCAACGGTAGCAAGCCTAGCGCAACTGGCGAAGAAATCGCCGTATAA
- a CDS encoding sodium/proline symporter gives MADFWPTSISFVAFLLLSIGVGIYSGSSKQQSQQEDTTEDYILASRDVNPWTIALSTVATGNSGFMFIGLIGYAYQVGISSIWIMVGWITGDYLAWMWVHRRLRKFSEEKDVETIPSFLAHTPKGDLRWITAISALAILIFLGAYAAAQLQAGSKALSVVFGWDYNVGSILGAAIVVIYAFTGGAQASIRAGAIQGGVMVFSMIVLLVASITASGGIGTLWSQLTDIDPMLMQPTPPNLQFGFVPFLIGWLMAGFGVVGQPHIMIRTMAIDSEDSIEQARNIYVVVYALFAIAAVGVGLTTRVLMPELMAGGDTELALPQLAMQLLPGVLVGLILAGLFSATISTADAQLLSCSAALTQDLFPKAAGSYMFVRIGTLLVTLVILGIALVGSDNVFTLVTFSWSALAASIGPLMIVRVLQLPISTPVGVAMMVAGTGTALFWRVGLNLSDAIYEALPGIVAGGLVYAVAWLWQKTRSQART, from the coding sequence ATGGCAGATTTCTGGCCAACTTCTATCAGTTTCGTAGCATTTCTACTGCTGTCTATCGGTGTGGGAATCTACTCCGGTAGCAGCAAGCAACAAAGTCAACAAGAAGATACAACAGAAGATTACATTCTAGCGTCGAGAGATGTGAACCCCTGGACCATTGCCCTGAGTACTGTGGCAACGGGGAACAGCGGGTTCATGTTCATTGGCTTGATTGGCTATGCCTATCAAGTGGGCATTTCCAGTATCTGGATTATGGTGGGCTGGATTACTGGAGACTATCTCGCCTGGATGTGGGTCCACAGACGATTGCGCAAGTTTTCCGAAGAAAAAGATGTAGAAACCATTCCCTCGTTTCTGGCGCACACTCCCAAAGGCGATCTCCGCTGGATTACTGCCATTTCTGCGCTTGCTATTCTGATTTTCCTGGGGGCTTATGCTGCCGCTCAGTTGCAAGCTGGTAGCAAGGCATTGAGCGTGGTTTTCGGCTGGGATTACAATGTCGGCTCCATTTTGGGGGCTGCCATTGTGGTGATCTATGCCTTTACCGGCGGCGCTCAAGCTTCCATTCGGGCTGGTGCCATCCAAGGTGGTGTCATGGTCTTTTCCATGATTGTGCTGCTGGTAGCATCCATTACAGCTTCTGGTGGTATTGGTACCCTTTGGTCGCAGCTAACAGATATCGATCCCATGCTCATGCAGCCGACACCACCTAATTTACAGTTTGGCTTCGTGCCTTTTCTGATTGGTTGGTTAATGGCTGGATTTGGTGTGGTGGGACAACCCCACATCATGATTCGTACCATGGCCATTGACTCGGAAGACAGCATCGAGCAAGCACGCAATATTTACGTGGTTGTGTACGCTCTATTTGCGATAGCAGCCGTTGGTGTGGGTCTGACCACGCGCGTGTTAATGCCAGAACTGATGGCAGGCGGTGATACGGAACTGGCGCTGCCGCAACTGGCTATGCAACTGCTGCCAGGGGTGTTGGTCGGGCTCATCCTAGCTGGCTTGTTCTCAGCGACCATTTCCACAGCAGACGCACAACTGCTGAGCTGTTCCGCTGCCCTGACCCAGGATTTGTTCCCCAAAGCTGCCGGGTCCTACATGTTCGTGCGTATCGGTACTTTATTAGTTACCTTAGTGATTTTAGGCATTGCTCTGGTAGGTAGCGATAACGTGTTTACGTTGGTCACCTTCTCCTGGTCGGCTTTGGCGGCTAGTATTGGTCCCTTAATGATCGTCCGTGTGCTGCAGTTACCAATTAGTACCCCTGTGGGCGTTGCTATGATGGTAGCTGGCACTGGTACCGCTCTGTTTTGGCGTGTCGGTCTCAACTTATCCGATGCCATCTATGAGGCGTTACCCGGTATTGTGGCTGGTGGATTGGTTTACGCAGTTGCCTGGTTGTGGCAGAAAACCCGCAGCCAAGCTCGTACGTAA